The Vreelandella piezotolerans genomic interval AGAGCACACCCTTGGTAAGGGTGAGGTCGACGGTTCAATTCCGTCCATGAGCTCCATATTGCAAAAAAAGCGAGCGAAGCTCGCTTTTTTTGTCTTTGCTCTCCCATTGGGTGGAGGGTAAAAGTAAGGGTTGTCAGGTGGGGGTTTCTCCGCTATCATGGCGCCCGCTGTTGCGTAGGCGTTTGCTTGCGCACGTGACGATACAGGCCAGTAGCTCAATTGGCAGAGCAGCGGTCTCCAAAACCGCAGGTTGGGGGTTCGATTCCCTCCTGGCCTGCCAACCTTCCCCAGGTTGGTATGTCTTTTCTAGAATTCCTTTGTCGCTCGCTGCACCCTTGGGAGTCTCGTTTTTATGAAGCCTAGTTCCGTAAAACATGGCGAAGAGGTGCAACAGACGCGCCATGACGGGCTCAAGTGGGCGGCGGTTGTGGCGCTGCTTGTCGTTGCAGTCGTTGGTAATACCTATTTCACCGATGTTGGCCTGCTCTACCGCGTCTTAGGTGTGGTGGTGTTGTGTGCGCTTGCGGGTTTGATCGCCTTAACAACCACCAAAGGCCGTGACTTGGTTGAGCTTGCCATCAGCGCCAAGAAAGAGATTCAGCGCGTTGTATGGCCGACCCGTCCTGAAACCATCCAAACCACGGCGATCGTGCTAGTGGCTGTGCTGGTGGTGGGTCTGATGCTGTGGTTGATCGATACTCTTCTTGGCTGGGCGATGTCCGGCGTCATTGGTTAGGAGTTTTCATGTCCAAACGTTGGTACGTCGTCCACGCTTATTCCGGCTTCGAAAAGCATGTCATGCGCTCGCTTATCGAGCGTGTGAAGATGTACGGCATGGAAGATCGCTTTGGCGAGATCCTGGTGCCGACGGAAGAAGTGGTTGAGATGCGTGACGGTAAGCGCCGCAAGAGTGAGCGCAAGTTCTATCCGGGCTACGTGTTAGTCGAGATGGAAATGGTGGATGAAACTTGGCACCTGGTGAATGAAACGCCGCGTGTCATGGGGTTCATTGGCGGCACCAAAGAGAAGCCCGCCGCGATTACCAGTCGCGAGGCGGAAGCCATTCTGCGTCGTGTGAAAGACGGCACCGACAAGCCGCGACCCAAAACCATGTTCGAGCCGGGTCAGTCCGTTCGTGTCATCGATGGTCCGTTTGCTGACTTCAACGGTGTCGTTGAAGAGGTGAACTACGACAAGAGCCGCCTGCAGGTCAGCGTGCTGATCTTTGGGCGTGCAACGCCTGTTGAGCTCGAGTTCTCGCAGGTAGAAAAAGAGTAATCTCAAAATGTTGCAGGCTGGTGTCCTATGCGCGCCAGTCTGGATTCATGTAAAGCAGCCCAGCGCTGCTTTACGCGTACCGGGGAGCCGTCAGGCGCTATCACCCAACTGGAGTATTTACCATGGCCAAGAAAGTACAGGCTTATATCAAACTGCAGGTTGCTGCAGGTAAAGCCAACCCGAGTCCGCCCGTAGGCCCCGCGCTGGGTCAGCATGGCGTGAACATCATGGAATTCTGTAAGGCGTTCAACGCTGCGACTCAAGAAATTGAGCCGGGCCTGCCGACGCCTGTCGTGATTACTGTCTACTCTGACCGTAGCTTCACGTTCGTCACCAAAACACCGCCGGCCGCCGTTCTGCTCAAGAAAGCGGCTGGCATCAAGTCCGGTTCTGGTGAGCCGAACAAGAAGAAAGTCGGTACCGTGACTCGCGAGCAGCTCGAAGAGATCGCCAAGACCAAAGAGCCGGATATGACGGCTGCTGATCTCGACGCCGCGGTGCGCACCATCGCTGGTAGCGCTCGTAGCATGGGCTTAAACGTGGAGGGTCTCTGATCATGGCTAAATTGTCTAAGCGCGCGAAAGTCATTCGCGAGAAAGTAGACCCGAACAAAGCGTACTCTCTGGAAGAAGCCGTTGCGCTACTTTCCGAGCTGTCGACTGTCAAGTTCAAAGAGTCTCTGGATGTGGCGATCAACCTGGGTGTTGATCCGCGTAAATCCGATCAGGTCGTACGTGGCGCTACCGTCATGCCTAACGGTACTGGTAAAGACGTTCGCGTAGCCGTCTTCACCCAAGGTGCCAATGCTGATGCGGCTAAAGAAGCCGGTGCTGACATCGTGGGTATGGACGATCTGGCTGAGCAAGTCAAAAAAGGCCAAATGGACTTCGACGTGGTCATCGCCTCTCCGGATGCGATGCGCGTTGTCGGTCAGTTGGGCCAAATTCTTGGTCCGCGTGGCCTGATGCCGAACCCGAAAGTAGGCACCGTGACGCCTGACGTGGCGACGGCGGTCAAAAATGCCAAAGCGGGTCAGGTGCGTTTCCGTACCGATAAGAACGGCATCATCCACACGACCCTAGGTAAAGTGGATTTTGACGCGGCGTCCGTTCAGGGCAACTTGGAAGCACTGGTAGCTGACCTGAAGAAGCTCAAGCCGAGCTCCTCCAAAGGCATCTACTTTAAGAAAATTACCCTGTCCACTACCATGGGCCCGGGTTTGACCATCGACCACTCTGCGCTGGTATAAGCGAGTCGTCGGCAGGTTTTAGTAAGTACCGAGCAAGAACTTTGCGGTCCCTCGCTAGGCAGTCAGTCGAGCGAGGCGCCGTCAAAGACCGCAGGTGCCGCCTCGTCTTTTGAGACGGGGCGGCTTAATCGCCCTAGAGCGCCTGCGCAGATGGTGTGGCCGCCAGTTGGTTAACGCTTTTCGCAAGCCGCTTTCTGGTGAGCACCATCCCCCAAGGCTTCCAAGGCCAGCAGTATGCCTTGGAAGAGATGGTAACCACCGGAGCCTTGATGGGTTCCGGCACGAAGGAGTGATCACTGTGCCACTAGCACTTGAAGGCAAGAAAGCGATTGTTGCCGAGGTCAGTGAAGCGGCCAAGGGCGCACTCTCCGTCGTAGTTGCCGATTCTCGTGGCGTTACGGTCAGCAAAATGACCGATCTGCGTAAGCAGGCCCGCGAGAACGGTGTAGAGCTTCGCGTTGTTCGTAACACGCTGGCTCGCCGCGCACTCGAAGGCACTCAGTGGGAGTGCCTGAACGAGAGCTTTGTTGGTCCTACTCTGCTGGCTTTCTCTACTGAGCATCCGGGCGCTGCCGCTCGTCTGTTCAAGGATTTCGCCAAAGATGAGAAGAACTTCGAAGTCAAAGCGTTGGCCTACGAAGGTGAGCTGATTCCGGCTGCTGACATCGATCGTCTAGCAACCCTGCCGACCTACGACGAGGCGATTGCCAAGTTGATGTCGGTCATGAAAGAAGCCTCCGCTGGCAAGCTGGTTCGTACTCTGGCCGCACTGCGCGACCAAAAGCAAGAAGCCGAAGCTGCCTAAGCAGCGTTTCTTGCAGGCGGCGTGAACGATCGAGTCGTAGCGTTGCCTGAACCAAGCAATGAACCCTGAGTTCTCGGTCGACCGAGACTCCCGCAAAGTTAGGAATGAAACAATGGCACTGACCAAAGACGATATCATCAATGCTGTAGCCGACATGTCCGTCATGGAAGTTGTCGAGCTGATCGAAGCGATGGAAGAGAAGTTCGGCGTTTCTGCAGCGGCGGCCGTGATGGCTGGTCCGGCTGCTGGCGGCGAAGCAGCTGCTGAAGAGCAGACTGAATTTGACCTGGTACTGGCATCTGCTGGTGACAAGAAAGTTAACGTCATCAAAGCCGTTCGTGAAATCACCGGTCTTGGCCTGAAAGAAGCCAAGGGTGCCGTTGACGGCGCGCCGGCGACCATCAAAGAAGCCATGTCTAAAGAAGACGCTGAAGCCGCTAAGAAGAAGCTGGAAGAAGCGGGCGCAACCGTCGAGCTCAAGTAATCCTTGTGCTGATGGCTTTACGCGCTGCGTAAGCTTCCACGGCTGGCGGCGGGCTATCCCGCTGCCGGCCTTTTTCTGTTGTAATATGCTGCAAGGCAACAGCAGAAGCGCTGCGGTAAAAAGCAGCAAAACAGTAAGACCGTTGTTGTGAAGCGTACGTTGTTGTGACGCGTCAGTTGTGAAGCGCGAGTGATGTTGGCAAGCGACAGCAAAGCGCGAACAGCACTACTGTAACACTGTTATCTATCAAGATTTTTGACGGCGAGCTACCGATTTAGGAGCTTGCTGTCTGCGTCTGAAACGCCCGCGGGGCAGATGACCACGCATCGGTCACCCATGGTGAACAAGCTGGGGAATACAGATGGCTTACTCATATACTGAGAAAAAACGCATCCGCAAGGATTTCGGCAAACTGCCCCAAGTGATGGATGTGCCTTACTTGCTGGCCATCCAGCTTGATTCCTACTACGACTTTCTCCAGCAGGATCGTTCGCCCGACGAGCGCCAC includes:
- the secE gene encoding preprotein translocase subunit SecE, encoding MKPSSVKHGEEVQQTRHDGLKWAAVVALLVVAVVGNTYFTDVGLLYRVLGVVVLCALAGLIALTTTKGRDLVELAISAKKEIQRVVWPTRPETIQTTAIVLVAVLVVGLMLWLIDTLLGWAMSGVIG
- the rplL gene encoding 50S ribosomal protein L7/L12 — translated: MALTKDDIINAVADMSVMEVVELIEAMEEKFGVSAAAAVMAGPAAGGEAAAEEQTEFDLVLASAGDKKVNVIKAVREITGLGLKEAKGAVDGAPATIKEAMSKEDAEAAKKKLEEAGATVELK
- the rplJ gene encoding 50S ribosomal protein L10, translated to MPLALEGKKAIVAEVSEAAKGALSVVVADSRGVTVSKMTDLRKQARENGVELRVVRNTLARRALEGTQWECLNESFVGPTLLAFSTEHPGAAARLFKDFAKDEKNFEVKALAYEGELIPAADIDRLATLPTYDEAIAKLMSVMKEASAGKLVRTLAALRDQKQEAEAA
- the rplA gene encoding 50S ribosomal protein L1, with the translated sequence MAKLSKRAKVIREKVDPNKAYSLEEAVALLSELSTVKFKESLDVAINLGVDPRKSDQVVRGATVMPNGTGKDVRVAVFTQGANADAAKEAGADIVGMDDLAEQVKKGQMDFDVVIASPDAMRVVGQLGQILGPRGLMPNPKVGTVTPDVATAVKNAKAGQVRFRTDKNGIIHTTLGKVDFDAASVQGNLEALVADLKKLKPSSSKGIYFKKITLSTTMGPGLTIDHSALV
- the nusG gene encoding transcription termination/antitermination protein NusG, with the translated sequence MSKRWYVVHAYSGFEKHVMRSLIERVKMYGMEDRFGEILVPTEEVVEMRDGKRRKSERKFYPGYVLVEMEMVDETWHLVNETPRVMGFIGGTKEKPAAITSREAEAILRRVKDGTDKPRPKTMFEPGQSVRVIDGPFADFNGVVEEVNYDKSRLQVSVLIFGRATPVELEFSQVEKE
- the rplK gene encoding 50S ribosomal protein L11 — encoded protein: MAKKVQAYIKLQVAAGKANPSPPVGPALGQHGVNIMEFCKAFNAATQEIEPGLPTPVVITVYSDRSFTFVTKTPPAAVLLKKAAGIKSGSGEPNKKKVGTVTREQLEEIAKTKEPDMTAADLDAAVRTIAGSARSMGLNVEGL